The window tgtatataaaatacagaTGCCTTAAAGGTACTtaatagtgcttttgttcaatGGGAACCTTTTCTTAACCATCACAGAGATAGTGGCCTATTTTGTTTAAAGAACAAGAGCCCAACATAGGGAATGaaggttttgtgtttttgtccagTGTTGAagtttttgtagtttttgaaCTTCACTCACAAAATAGCCTGCAGCGGTACGTGTCATCAAAAATGGTTTCTCACATTTATCcacagtttttttcccccttaacaTGGTTAATACAAGGTCTCAAGTAGTTTTGTCCTGTATTTGTCTAAAATATCTATATTAAACTCACTTCAAGTGTGAAATGTTTACTGCTCACTCCTTCTTTTTAGATGATTTTCCAAACtgaatttaaacatgttaatttaaTGGCATACTCTACCACTAGTTAacatttttgacactttttttttttataatactactTTAATTACAGATTTAACTATTTCCCACAtgtattataacaaaataaaggcTTCTTTCTTTCACTATCTATGCCTACTCATATTTTtaattgatcattaaaaaataatgaattataatttaaaaaaagaaaacaattgcaAATATTTTCTAAAGACAGTGATATATTTGTGTCAACAAAACTATCAtagaaaacaaattttaaatCAATGTGTCCAAAATCGTGAATGGTGTTATACATCGAACCTTTTTCAAATCATATTACAATTCACCAAACTGTCAAAAATCCATGAAGTACAATGGACCCTTTCCACAAGACTGAAAAActagaaaatgtgaaaaaggtcAATTTTGCTTTAGGACAAAAGAGAAAGAACAACAAGAGACGATATTGTTTAACTGTACAGCATAAAAccattatattatgtaattacaAAAACTTAATTACGGTCATATTTTCCACCACATTTACTGGCTTGTTGCCTTTAAAAAACACTCGTATAATAACAGCTGTTTAAACTTCAGTAGGAGaaaaattaattgatttaaatgGGATTTTCAGGCTTTTTGCAAGATTCTCTTTGTTTTGTGAACAGAACAGCAGTAACCAAAATGTGAACATTGCTCAAATGTTCAAAGCAGCTGACAAAGTCAGCAACAAGTTCAGAGCCCCTCTTCCTTGTCTATATACATATGGGCTGGCATCGTCTGAAATGCCGACACCGGCACGGTCACCGGAACAGTCAGAGAAATTGAGGTGGGCTCGGATCCCGACGGTGACGCCGGCAGGGGTTGGCTGTGCACTATGTCTGTCTGAGGCATGGAGGATGAGGACTCTGTGTCGCGGTGGGTGCGCACATGCTTGCGTAGGTAGGCAGCGAAAAGAAAAGCCTTTCCGCAAATATTGCAGGAATGTGGCCGATTAGTCGAGTGGATGCGCTGGTGTTTACGAAGCCCTGCTTTATTCAGAAAACccttactgcactggtcacagacGTGAGGACGTGGCTTGGGGTGCAGTTTCTCGTGTGCTTGCAGTTCAGCCAGCTGAGCAAACTCTGCCTGGCAGGTCACACAAACATGTGGGCCGACATGCAAAGCTGAAACCACAGAATCAGACGGGGGAGAGACAGTGTGAAGGCTGGTATGGGCTTGCACTTCCTCCCATGTCCCGAATATCATATCACAGTGAGAGCAGGAGAACTGGGGAAGGGTGGGAGGAAACATCTGAGTCGTTTCAGGAGTGACCTGGACCTGTAACGGTCTCTCGGACAAGTGTGTCCTTTCATGTTTGCGCAAACTGGATGACACAACAAATGACTTGAAGCACTGCTGGCATTTGTAAGGACGCTCCCCTGAATGCACCCTTCTGTGTTTGTTCAGACTTGAGCGCTCCGTGAAGGACTTGCCACATTCCGTGCAAGAAAAAGGCCGCAGCCCGGAGTGAACTAGCATGTGGCGCCGCAGATCCCAAGAAGCGACGAAAGCTTTATCGCAACTTGGGCATTTGTAGGGCCGCTGACCTGAGTGCACACGCTGATGCACCGCAAGGTCTGCCGGCTGCCGAAACCTCTTAGTGCACTTGTCACAAGGGTACGGCTTGAATCCTTGATGCGCTCGTTGATGTCGGCGGAAACTCGAGGGATCGGAGAACATCTTGCCGCACTGTGGACACAAGAAGGGTTTTTCACCCGAGTGGGTACGAAGATGGGACT of the Carassius auratus strain Wakin unplaced genomic scaffold, ASM336829v1 scaf_tig00014308, whole genome shotgun sequence genome contains:
- the znf668 gene encoding zinc finger protein 668; protein product: MASPHPGSPPTTEQYTPPPSETELNKEPDNSSEQPPRRRGKGRPPKTLHTFKCSTCQEVFTSSSALQSHKLSVHGKDKPQQYTCGKCTKTFSSRAQLSKHQRSHSAQRPFQCPHCNKAYKTPTELRNHSRSHTGEKPFVCSDCGKAFMQAICLRIHMTQHSGERPHSCPHCSKSYPTLSKLKVHQRSHTGEKPYFCSECGKSFADPSVFRKHRRNHQGHRPYSCGQCGKTYTELKDLKNHERSHTGEKPFLCSDCGKAFSRSSSLACHLRIHSKSKPYQCEECGKGFTQLSSYQSHLRTHSGEKPFLCPQCGKMFSDPSSFRRHQRAHQGFKPYPCDKCTKRFRQPADLAVHQRVHSGQRPYKCPSCDKAFVASWDLRRHMLVHSGLRPFSCTECGKSFTERSSLNKHRRVHSGERPYKCQQCFKSFVVSSSLRKHERTHLSERPLQVQVTPETTQMFPPTLPQFSCSHCDMIFGTWEEVQAHTSLHTVSPPSDSVVSALHVGPHVCVTCQAEFAQLAELQAHEKLHPKPRPHVCDQCSKGFLNKAGLRKHQRIHSTNRPHSCNICGKAFLFAAYLRKHVRTHRDTESSSSMPQTDIVHSQPLPASPSGSEPTSISLTVPVTVPVSAFQTMPAHMYIDKEEGL